A single Campylobacter concisus DNA region contains:
- a CDS encoding tetratricopeptide repeat protein: MKKVLNFGLILAMGFMLSGCWSWQKMVSFGFWQSDEEARAERLELEKEKMMQNCEGGNSIDCNNLAVNFSNEKDFVKAKGYYEKACNAGLATACSNLGQIYEQGLIDEQKDMEKALKLYKLACDSGDGVGCYNEAMGLKSYIESENLKTHKIDRAKAESRVLRLLAKSCELEYAQSCFLLAKLSGDETKADALYKRACQLGKCVDKK; the protein is encoded by the coding sequence GTGAAAAAGGTCTTAAATTTTGGTCTTATTTTGGCTATGGGCTTTATGCTTAGTGGTTGCTGGTCTTGGCAAAAGATGGTAAGCTTTGGCTTTTGGCAAAGTGATGAAGAGGCTAGGGCAGAGCGTCTTGAGCTTGAAAAAGAGAAGATGATGCAAAACTGCGAGGGTGGAAATAGCATCGACTGTAACAACCTAGCTGTAAATTTTAGCAACGAAAAGGACTTTGTAAAAGCAAAAGGCTACTACGAAAAAGCTTGCAATGCTGGGCTTGCGACGGCTTGTTCAAATTTAGGTCAAATTTATGAGCAAGGGCTGATTGATGAGCAAAAAGATATGGAAAAAGCTCTAAAGCTTTATAAACTAGCTTGTGATAGCGGCGACGGCGTTGGCTGCTATAATGAGGCTATGGGGCTAAAATCCTACATCGAAAGCGAAAATTTAAAGACTCATAAGATAGATAGAGCCAAGGCTGAGTCTAGAGTGCTAAGGCTTTTGGCAAAGAGTTGCGAACTTGAGTATGCTCAGTCGTGCTTTTTGCTTGCAAAGCTAAGCGGCGATGAAACAAAGGCAGACGCACTTTACAAAAGAGCCTGCCAACTTGGCAAATGTGTGGATAAAAAGTAA
- a CDS encoding tetratricopeptide repeat protein has translation MKKYLLLLSALFFTGCLNVIGVGQKQDDSWQQPKDEKIVQNKEQISRNAIEILIPKCEEGDAEACNDLGVNYELLKEYENALTNYKKACDAKVQVGCANLGTLYELGLGVKKNPKKAISIYKESCNGGGMQACYHLGNAYRKGEIVKRDYYLAMQAYTNACNAGDLPSCANIGAMYELGLGVNKDEKRAYGIYKVACFRGLSKACPQMKRLGTKLGM, from the coding sequence ATGAAAAAATATTTATTGCTTTTATCGGCTTTATTTTTCACTGGCTGCTTAAATGTGATTGGTGTAGGACAAAAACAAGATGATTCGTGGCAGCAACCAAAGGATGAAAAAATAGTGCAAAATAAAGAGCAAATTTCAAGAAATGCGATCGAAATTTTAATACCAAAATGCGAAGAAGGCGATGCGGAAGCTTGCAACGATTTGGGTGTAAATTACGAGCTTTTAAAAGAATATGAAAATGCTTTAACAAATTATAAAAAAGCTTGCGATGCTAAAGTACAAGTCGGTTGTGCAAATTTGGGCACTCTTTATGAGCTTGGACTCGGAGTTAAAAAAAATCCAAAAAAGGCAATTTCTATTTATAAAGAAAGTTGTAATGGCGGAGGCATGCAAGCTTGCTATCACTTAGGCAATGCTTATAGAAAAGGCGAAATCGTTAAGAGAGATTATTACTTAGCAATGCAAGCTTATACAAATGCATGCAATGCTGGCGATTTGCCAAGTTGCGCCAATATCGGAGCGATGTATGAGCTTGGTCTTGGTGTCAATAAAGACGAAAAAAGGGCTTATGGAATTTATAAAGTCGCTTGCTTTCGTGGGCTAAGCAAGGCATGCCCACAGATGAAAAGACTAGGCACAAAGCTAGGAATGTAA
- a CDS encoding dihydrolipoyl dehydrogenase family protein: MKYDIVIIGFGKAGKTLAVKAAALGKKVALVERSPKMYGGTCINVGCIPTKRLITAAKEAKFVNNSVESEYYTLSVENKNKLISALNAKNYAMLNDKENIDVIDGVGSFASENSVLVTTPSGEKKIIEGDFIIINSGSKEVDAPFEVVSSNVFSSQTLLDLKNLPKHFVIIGSGFIGIEFASMFANFGSKVTIIGRSKLLKNEDDDIANSVKEALRVQGVEILEGCEIECIKENVLNFKQNGEQRCLRADAFLLALGRVANVDDLNLKAAGVELNEKGFIKTNENLQTNMPNIYAVGDVRGGELFTYTSLDDFRIVYSQIFGDKKRNTKNRSIHANVLFTDTPLARVGVNAKEASKLGLNFKELKLSMATVPGAKVLNHDVGMLKAIVDAQSGEILGASFHCIYANELINEIAIAMNLKANANFFKNQIFTHPSISEALNDLFGQF, encoded by the coding sequence ATGAAATATGATATTGTAATTATTGGTTTTGGAAAGGCTGGCAAAACGCTAGCGGTTAAGGCTGCCGCACTTGGCAAAAAAGTGGCTCTTGTAGAGAGATCACCAAAGATGTACGGAGGCACTTGCATAAATGTTGGCTGCATACCAACCAAACGTCTAATAACAGCCGCTAAAGAGGCAAAATTTGTAAATAATAGCGTTGAAAGCGAATATTACACGCTTAGCGTGGAAAATAAAAATAAGCTAATCTCAGCTTTGAATGCTAAAAACTATGCAATGCTAAATGATAAAGAAAATATCGATGTGATCGATGGTGTTGGCTCATTTGCTAGTGAAAATAGTGTACTTGTAACAACGCCAAGCGGCGAGAAAAAGATAATAGAGGGCGACTTTATCATTATAAATAGTGGCTCAAAAGAAGTAGATGCTCCTTTTGAGGTTGTAAGCTCAAATGTATTTTCAAGCCAAACTTTGCTTGATCTAAAAAATTTACCAAAGCATTTTGTCATTATCGGTAGTGGTTTTATCGGTATAGAGTTTGCATCGATGTTTGCAAATTTTGGCTCAAAAGTGACTATCATAGGGCGTTCAAAACTACTTAAAAACGAAGATGATGATATAGCTAATAGCGTAAAAGAAGCTCTTAGAGTCCAAGGCGTTGAAATTTTAGAGGGTTGCGAGATAGAGTGCATTAAAGAAAATGTATTAAATTTCAAGCAAAATGGCGAGCAAAGATGCCTTAGAGCTGATGCATTTTTGCTCGCGCTTGGCAGAGTGGCAAATGTGGATGATTTAAATTTAAAAGCTGCTGGAGTTGAGCTAAATGAAAAAGGCTTTATAAAGACAAATGAAAATCTTCAAACAAATATGCCAAACATCTATGCGGTAGGCGACGTGCGCGGCGGAGAGCTTTTTACTTACACGAGCTTGGATGATTTTAGGATAGTTTATTCACAAATTTTTGGTGATAAAAAGAGAAATACCAAAAATAGAAGTATTCATGCAAATGTGCTATTTACCGACACTCCATTAGCAAGAGTTGGAGTAAATGCAAAAGAGGCTAGCAAGCTTGGGCTAAATTTTAAAGAGCTAAAGCTTAGCATGGCAACAGTACCAGGCGCAAAAGTCCTAAATCACGATGTAGGTATGCTAAAAGCTATCGTTGATGCACAAAGCGGCGAAATTTTGGGTGCTAGCTTTCACTGCATCTATGCAAATGAGCTGATAAATGAAATCGCAATTGCAATGAATTTAAAAGCAAATGCAAATTTCTTTAAAAATCAAATTTTCACTCATCCAAGTATCAGTGAAGCACTAAATGACTTGTTTGGACAATTTTAA
- a CDS encoding tetratricopeptide repeat protein: MKKFIIFVFSVLLFWGCSLDQISQNFGLSEPPLDPEVEQIADAIYLYNEGNYPKACKRFYDYAKDGNVLAMQQTGICFRDGKGFSKDILRALFWFETAGRYGNIDGLRSAGYIYEYGLGVNKNLEKAIYFYEKATSLGSSEASYDLGLIYLGKNDYKKARIYLDEACFKGKEEACTKLKEMKF; this comes from the coding sequence ATGAAAAAATTTATCATTTTTGTGTTTAGTGTTTTGCTATTTTGGGGATGTTCGTTAGATCAAATTTCACAAAATTTTGGCCTCAGTGAGCCACCACTTGATCCAGAGGTCGAGCAAATAGCAGACGCCATCTATCTATACAATGAAGGCAACTATCCAAAGGCTTGTAAGAGATTTTATGATTATGCAAAAGATGGAAATGTTCTAGCCATGCAGCAAACTGGCATTTGTTTTCGTGATGGCAAAGGCTTTAGCAAAGATATCTTAAGAGCACTTTTTTGGTTTGAAACAGCTGGCAGATACGGCAATATAGACGGGCTAAGAAGTGCTGGATATATCTACGAGTACGGCCTTGGGGTCAATAAAAATTTAGAAAAAGCAATATATTTTTACGAAAAAGCCACAAGCCTTGGCTCAAGCGAGGCCAGCTACGATCTGGGGCTTATCTATCTGGGCAAAAATGACTATAAAAAAGCGAGAATTTATCTTGATGAAGCTTGCTTTAAAGGTAAAGAAGAAGCTTGCACAAAGCTAAAAGAGATGAAATTTTAG
- the prfB gene encoding peptide chain release factor 2, whose protein sequence is MDSYEYNELLKKLQTKVENIGSIVKPEEIKARLKEIEATEQDPDFWQDIARAGALNKEKTKISNMLAKFNDANQAVSDAKELFELANSENDEETINSLFDDAKNLDEKIVNLEISMLLSGEDDGKNAIVSIHPGAGGTESNDWASMLYRMYLRFCEREGFKVETLDFQEGDEAGLKDVSFIVKGENAYGYFKAENGIHRLVRTSPFDSAGRRHTSFSSVMVSPEVDDDIEIEIEEKDLKIDTYRASGAGGQHVNKTESAIRITHIPTGIVVQCQNDRSQHKNRATAMKMLKSRLYELELMKQQEASNSVEKSEIGWGHQIRSYVLFPYQQVKDNRSGEAYSQTDAILDGDIKKMIEGVLIAQKAEA, encoded by the coding sequence TTGGATAGTTACGAATACAACGAGCTTTTAAAGAAGCTACAAACAAAAGTTGAAAATATAGGCTCTATCGTAAAGCCTGAAGAGATCAAGGCTAGACTAAAAGAGATCGAGGCTACTGAGCAAGATCCTGATTTTTGGCAAGATATCGCAAGAGCAGGGGCGCTAAATAAAGAAAAGACAAAAATTTCAAATATGCTTGCAAAATTTAACGACGCTAATCAGGCAGTAAGCGATGCGAAGGAGCTTTTTGAGCTAGCAAATTCTGAAAATGACGAGGAGACTATAAATTCTCTTTTTGATGACGCTAAAAATTTAGATGAAAAGATAGTAAATCTTGAAATTTCTATGCTTTTAAGTGGCGAGGATGACGGCAAAAATGCGATCGTATCGATCCATCCTGGAGCTGGCGGCACTGAGAGTAACGACTGGGCGAGCATGCTTTATAGGATGTATCTTAGATTTTGCGAGCGCGAGGGCTTTAAAGTCGAGACTCTTGACTTTCAAGAGGGCGATGAGGCTGGACTAAAAGACGTGAGCTTTATCGTAAAAGGTGAAAATGCCTATGGATATTTTAAAGCAGAAAATGGTATCCACAGGCTCGTTCGCACAAGTCCATTTGATAGTGCAGGGCGCCGTCATACAAGCTTTTCAAGCGTTATGGTAAGCCCTGAAGTAGATGATGACATAGAGATCGAGATCGAGGAAAAAGATCTAAAGATAGACACTTATAGAGCCAGTGGCGCAGGCGGTCAGCACGTAAATAAGACTGAATCTGCCATCCGCATCACACATATACCAACTGGTATCGTCGTGCAGTGCCAAAACGACCGTAGCCAGCACAAAAATAGAGCTACAGCGATGAAAATGTTAAAATCTCGTCTTTACGAGCTTGAGCTGATGAAGCAGCAAGAGGCGAGCAACAGCGTGGAAAAGAGCGAGATCGGCTGGGGACACCAGATAAGATCATACGTGCTTTTCCCATATCAGCAGGTAAAAGACAACCGCAGTGGCGAGGCATACTCGCAAACTGATGCGATACTTGATGGAGATATCAAAAAGATGATAGAGGGCGTCTTGATCGCTCAAAAGGCTGAGGCGTAA
- the panC gene encoding pantoate--beta-alanine ligase, whose translation MQIIRTIKELQNFVSSTSSKIGFVPTMGALHDGHVSLIKKCVSENEISIVSTFVNPTQFLPGEDLDKYPRNEQNDIKICEQNGVSAIFIPDANELYFEDEPLIIAPKKFSAILEGKTRPGHFDGVLRVLNKLFRLTRANSVYMGKKDTQQLIIVQNMIKTFFLNTSLVACDIVREPDGLALSSRNVYICDEDKCNALRLSRSLNKAQNLIQNGEEDTSEIKTKMLEVLEPLKVDYVAITDRNLNEISKIEKNNTIILVAAYVGKTRLIDNIWI comes from the coding sequence ATGCAAATCATAAGAACTATAAAAGAACTTCAAAATTTCGTCTCTAGCACAAGCTCAAAGATCGGTTTTGTGCCAACCATGGGCGCACTTCATGACGGACATGTTAGCCTTATCAAAAAATGCGTGAGCGAAAATGAGATAAGTATCGTCTCAACATTCGTTAATCCAACTCAATTTTTACCAGGCGAAGATCTGGACAAATACCCAAGAAACGAACAAAACGACATTAAAATTTGCGAGCAAAATGGCGTTAGCGCTATTTTTATCCCAGATGCTAATGAGCTTTACTTTGAAGATGAGCCTCTAATCATCGCTCCAAAGAAATTTTCAGCTATCTTAGAGGGCAAAACTAGGCCAGGCCACTTTGATGGCGTCTTAAGAGTGCTAAATAAGCTATTTCGACTAACTCGTGCAAATAGCGTCTATATGGGCAAAAAAGATACACAACAATTAATCATCGTGCAAAACATGATAAAGACATTTTTTCTTAATACCAGCCTAGTGGCTTGCGATATCGTTAGAGAGCCGGACGGACTTGCACTTTCAAGTAGAAATGTCTATATCTGCGACGAAGATAAATGTAATGCTCTAAGGCTTTCAAGATCGCTAAATAAAGCACAAAATTTGATCCAAAACGGCGAGGAAGACACAAGTGAGATCAAAACAAAGATGCTTGAAGTGTTAGAGCCATTAAAGGTTGATTATGTCGCCATTACGGATAGAAATTTAAATGAAATTTCCAAAATAGAAAAAAATAACACCATCATTTTAGTAGCAGCTTACGTTGGTAAAACTAGGCTAATAGACAACATCTGGATCTAA
- the rimO gene encoding 30S ribosomal protein S12 methylthiotransferase RimO yields the protein MPKLHLISLGCNKNLVDSEIMLGRLQNYDITDDISDADVIIVNTCGFIKSAKEESIQTILEMHEARKNGSLLVVTGCLMQRYKDELMKELPEVDLFTGVADYDKIDEIILKKQNLFSPQTYLQANEERVITGSNYHAYIKISEGCNQKCSFCAIPTFKGKLKSRSLENIINEVKNLVKKGYYDFSFLSQDSSSYMRDHGISDGLINLIDEIEKIKGVRSARILYLYPSTTSKELIERIIASPVFHNYFDMPIQHISEDMLKIMKRGSGAKKIKELLNLMRNAENSFLRTGVIVGHPGESEDDFEELCKFLEEFKFDRISAFAYSKEEDTASFEMEQIPAKIISKRLNKIEKITKKAINESLQKELGKQIYASLEGESSEGEMFYAAKKDIWDKDIDGEILINESDLKELEIGSLYLCEASDVVDQKLIARIIKKVK from the coding sequence ATGCCAAAACTTCACTTAATTTCACTTGGCTGTAACAAAAATTTAGTTGATTCTGAGATCATGCTTGGTAGACTGCAAAACTACGATATCACGGATGATATCAGCGATGCTGACGTCATCATCGTAAATACCTGCGGCTTTATAAAATCTGCCAAAGAAGAGAGTATCCAAACCATACTTGAAATGCACGAAGCCCGCAAAAATGGCTCTTTGCTGGTAGTGACTGGCTGTCTTATGCAGCGCTACAAAGACGAGCTTATGAAAGAGCTGCCTGAAGTTGATCTCTTTACTGGTGTGGCCGACTACGACAAGATAGATGAGATCATCTTGAAAAAGCAAAATTTATTTAGTCCGCAAACTTATCTGCAAGCAAATGAAGAGCGTGTGATAACTGGCTCAAACTACCACGCCTACATCAAAATTTCAGAGGGCTGCAACCAAAAGTGTAGCTTTTGCGCGATACCGACATTTAAAGGCAAGCTAAAATCGCGCTCGCTTGAAAACATCATAAATGAGGTCAAAAATCTAGTCAAAAAAGGCTACTACGACTTTAGCTTTTTATCCCAAGACTCAAGCTCATATATGCGCGATCACGGTATTAGCGACGGGCTTATAAATTTAATAGATGAGATAGAAAAGATAAAAGGCGTAAGGAGTGCTAGGATACTTTACCTCTACCCAAGCACGACCAGCAAGGAGCTAATTGAACGTATCATCGCTTCGCCTGTCTTTCACAACTACTTCGACATGCCCATCCAACACATCAGCGAAGACATGCTAAAGATAATGAAGCGTGGAAGCGGTGCTAAAAAGATAAAAGAGCTTTTAAATTTGATGAGAAATGCCGAGAATTCATTCTTACGAACTGGTGTCATCGTGGGACACCCGGGCGAGAGCGAGGATGATTTTGAGGAGCTTTGCAAGTTTTTAGAAGAGTTTAAATTTGATAGAATTTCCGCCTTTGCCTACTCGAAAGAAGAAGACACTGCCTCTTTTGAAATGGAGCAAATCCCAGCTAAAATCATCTCAAAAAGACTAAATAAGATAGAAAAGATCACTAAAAAAGCGATAAATGAGAGCTTGCAAAAAGAGCTTGGTAAGCAAATTTATGCTTCTCTTGAGGGCGAAAGTAGCGAGGGAGAGATGTTTTACGCGGCCAAAAAAGATATCTGGGATAAAGATATAGACGGCGAAATTTTAATCAACGAAAGCGACTTAAAAGAGCTTGAGATCGGCTCGCTCTATCTTTGCGAAGCAAGCGACGTGGTCGATCAAAAGCTAATCGCACGAATCATCAAAAAAGTAAAATGA
- the tilS gene encoding tRNA lysidine(34) synthetase TilS — protein sequence MISKNVREKLNLGANLLAFSHGIDSTALFYILEEAGIKFDLAMVDYNVREQSKSEIKSAKELADKFGKKIYTKSVFLDKSNFEKNAREVRYEFFGEICQKFGYENLILAHQFDDKFEWFLMQLSKGAGLKELFGMSELEKRKHFWLVRPLLNLRKKELQSYLDERNLHYFIDETNLKGEFKRSFMRLNFSEPFLDNYFNGVKKSFEFLEADRQILMPNITKISNEIFIIKNDSNVVRGVDMAAKELNVLLSKAQKDELSANLAKQTSVVLSGKIAVGYADAYLLVTPFCKAIMPKIFKEKARILKIPAINRGYLFAINFDLSKLNSNKY from the coding sequence ATGATAAGCAAAAATGTGCGAGAAAAGCTAAACTTAGGTGCAAACCTGCTTGCATTCTCGCACGGTATAGACAGCACTGCACTTTTTTATATTTTAGAAGAGGCTGGGATCAAATTTGATCTAGCGATGGTTGATTACAATGTTCGAGAGCAAAGTAAAAGCGAGATAAAAAGTGCAAAAGAGCTCGCAGATAAATTTGGTAAAAAAATTTATACCAAAAGCGTTTTTTTAGATAAGTCAAATTTTGAAAAAAACGCGCGCGAGGTAAGATATGAGTTTTTTGGAGAGATTTGCCAAAAATTTGGCTACGAAAATTTAATCCTAGCTCATCAGTTTGACGATAAATTTGAGTGGTTTTTGATGCAGCTTAGTAAGGGTGCTGGACTAAAAGAGCTCTTTGGCATGAGTGAGCTTGAAAAAAGAAAGCACTTCTGGCTAGTTAGGCCGCTTTTAAATTTACGCAAAAAAGAGCTTCAAAGCTATCTTGACGAGAGAAATTTACACTATTTTATCGATGAGACAAATTTAAAAGGTGAGTTTAAAAGAAGCTTCATGAGGCTAAATTTTAGTGAGCCATTTTTAGATAATTATTTTAATGGCGTAAAAAAAAGCTTTGAGTTTTTAGAAGCCGATAGACAAATTTTAATGCCAAATATCACAAAAATAAGTAATGAAATTTTTATCATAAAAAATGATAGCAACGTTGTGCGAGGTGTCGATATGGCGGCAAAAGAGCTAAACGTGCTTCTAAGCAAAGCTCAAAAAGATGAGCTAAGTGCAAATTTAGCAAAGCAAACAAGCGTGGTGCTAAGTGGCAAGATCGCTGTCGGATACGCAGATGCTTACCTTCTAGTAACTCCATTTTGTAAAGCCATAATGCCAAAAATTTTTAAAGAGAAGGCTAGAATTTTAAAAATTCCAGCTATAAATAGAGGCTATCTTTTTGCTATAAATTTTGATTTATCAAAATTAAATTCTAATAAATATTGA
- a CDS encoding ribose-phosphate pyrophosphokinase, with translation MRGYKIFSGTANIELSKKISQYLSLPLSEASIKRFSDGEISVQIGESVRGKDVFVIQPTCAPTNTNLMELLILTDALRRSSASSITAIVPYFGYARQDRKAAPRVPITAKLVANMMQTAGIDRVVTMDLHAGQIQGFFDIPVDNLYGSIIFNDYVRAKNLPNPIVASPDVGGVARARALAKNLNLDMVIVDKRREKANESEVMNIIGDVNGKDVILVDDMIDTAGTIVKAAEIFKERGATSVMAFCTHPVLSGPAYDRLRLGFLDELVVTDTIPLAEELPCIKVLSAASLFGEVIRRVYHNESVNSLF, from the coding sequence ATGAGAGGCTATAAAATTTTCTCAGGAACGGCCAATATTGAGCTTTCAAAGAAAATTTCGCAATATCTTTCACTTCCTCTTAGCGAGGCAAGCATAAAAAGATTTAGCGATGGAGAGATCAGCGTGCAAATCGGCGAGAGCGTGCGCGGAAAAGATGTTTTTGTCATTCAGCCAACATGTGCACCGACAAATACAAATTTAATGGAACTACTTATTTTAACTGACGCTTTAAGACGCAGTAGTGCAAGCTCTATAACAGCGATTGTGCCGTATTTTGGCTACGCTAGACAAGATAGAAAAGCAGCTCCTAGAGTGCCGATCACTGCAAAGCTAGTGGCAAACATGATGCAAACAGCAGGTATCGATAGAGTCGTCACTATGGATCTTCACGCAGGACAAATTCAAGGATTCTTTGATATTCCGGTTGATAACCTTTATGGAAGCATCATTTTTAATGACTACGTAAGAGCTAAAAATCTACCAAATCCAATCGTTGCAAGCCCTGATGTAGGCGGCGTGGCTCGTGCTAGAGCCTTGGCTAAAAATCTAAATCTTGACATGGTTATTGTTGATAAACGCCGCGAAAAAGCAAACGAGAGCGAAGTGATGAATATAATTGGCGACGTAAATGGCAAAGATGTGATTTTGGTTGATGATATGATCGATACAGCTGGCACGATCGTAAAAGCAGCTGAAATTTTTAAAGAGCGTGGCGCAACTAGCGTTATGGCGTTTTGTACGCACCCAGTCCTTAGTGGGCCAGCTTACGATAGGCTAAGACTAGGCTTTTTAGATGAGCTAGTGGTAACAGATACGATACCTTTAGCAGAGGAGCTACCTTGTATAAAAGTGCTAAGTGCGGCTTCTTTATTTGGTGAAGTGATACGCCGTGTATATCACAATGAAAGCGTAAATAGCTTATTTTAA
- a CDS encoding DUF488 domain-containing protein, translating into MFKAYRIYDFIKDDSLDMKAAFVDRLYPRGIRKEIFSNFLWLKDITPSTALREWFHEDREARFDEFCEKFELELDNEKAQSCFKMLKKLEKEHGDIALLTASKDINLCHIVVLLKILNK; encoded by the coding sequence ATGTTTAAAGCTTATAGAATTTATGATTTTATCAAAGATGATAGTTTGGATATGAAGGCGGCTTTTGTTGATAGACTCTATCCAAGAGGCATAAGAAAAGAGATATTTTCAAATTTCCTTTGGTTAAAAGATATCACACCAAGCACTGCTTTAAGAGAGTGGTTTCATGAAGATAGAGAAGCCAGATTTGATGAGTTTTGTGAGAAATTTGAGCTCGAGCTTGATAATGAAAAAGCGCAATCTTGCTTTAAAATGCTAAAAAAACTAGAAAAAGAGCATGGCGATATAGCACTTCTAACAGCTAGCAAAGATATAAATCTTTGCCATATCGTTGTGTTATTAAAAATTTTAAATAAGTAG
- a CDS encoding pyridoxamine kinase: MKRILTIQDISCVGKCSLTVALPIISAQGIEACILPTALLSTHTGFKNFTFRDLTDEFDAITRVWHKENIAFDGIYTGFLGSFSQLELIEKIFNEFNDSSLILVDPCMGDNGKLYHGFDEKFVMKMRELCTKAHVITPNITEASFMCGMPFLGSDYKQDYILELLEGLASFGVRKIVLKGIRYKQNECGIIAYDTKTKEKVEYFHEFLPFHTSGTGDIFASVLFGSLVNGESMQNAIKKAANFVLSSIKITLKDKSRTWYGVQFEKILGTLAK, from the coding sequence ATGAAAAGAATCCTTACAATACAAGATATCTCGTGCGTTGGTAAATGTTCCCTTACCGTTGCACTTCCAATAATTAGCGCTCAAGGCATTGAGGCGTGCATATTGCCTACTGCGCTACTTTCGACTCATACTGGCTTTAAAAATTTCACATTTCGTGATCTGACTGATGAATTTGACGCAATAACACGAGTATGGCACAAAGAAAATATCGCATTTGATGGAATTTATACCGGATTTTTAGGTAGCTTTAGTCAGCTTGAGCTGATAGAGAAAATTTTTAATGAGTTTAATGACTCTTCACTAATACTTGTAGATCCTTGCATGGGCGACAATGGCAAGCTCTACCATGGATTTGATGAAAAATTTGTTATGAAAATGCGTGAGCTTTGCACAAAGGCTCACGTCATCACGCCAAATATAACTGAAGCAAGCTTTATGTGCGGGATGCCGTTTTTAGGCAGTGACTATAAGCAAGATTATATTTTAGAGTTGCTTGAAGGCTTAGCTAGCTTTGGAGTTAGAAAGATTGTGCTAAAGGGCATTAGATACAAGCAAAATGAATGTGGCATCATAGCTTACGACACAAAGACAAAAGAGAAGGTAGAGTATTTTCACGAATTTTTGCCATTTCACACGAGTGGAACTGGAGATATATTTGCTTCTGTGCTTTTTGGCTCACTAGTAAATGGCGAAAGCATGCAAAATGCCATCAAAAAGGCAGCAAACTTTGTGCTTAGCAGCATTAAAATCACGCTAAAAGATAAGAGCCGCACATGGTATGGTGTACAGTTTGAAAAGATACTTGGCACTCTTGCAAAATAG
- a CDS encoding radical SAM protein produces the protein MSLGIDLSPKQKSCNFDCVYCELSGAKTVNSIENPPSVDEIINDLKEALKTHQNIDVITLTANGEPTLYPYLKELIAKVNELKGGAKTLILSNGSGVCDPKICEALNGLDIVKFSLDSAVQSTFKKIDRNKSGIEVSELIKAMAKFCKEFKGELVLEILVVTGFNDKEEEFIALNTAINEIAPHRVDIGTIDRPPAYNVKGVDAKKLEELAKQISGVPVNIAKAHKIEQKYNFSEEEILEMLRRRPQTIANVEENFSEHSKQILNKLLQQDVVYLADVAGVKFYKLRA, from the coding sequence ATGAGCCTTGGCATCGATCTAAGCCCAAAGCAAAAATCATGTAATTTTGACTGTGTTTATTGCGAGCTAAGTGGCGCAAAAACAGTCAATTCGATAGAAAATCCGCCAAGTGTTGACGAGATCATAAACGATTTAAAAGAAGCATTAAAAACTCATCAAAACATCGACGTCATCACTCTTACAGCAAATGGTGAACCAACTCTTTACCCGTACTTAAAAGAGCTGATAGCAAAAGTAAATGAGCTAAAAGGTGGCGCAAAAACACTCATTTTGAGTAATGGCTCAGGCGTGTGTGATCCAAAAATTTGTGAAGCGCTAAATGGGCTTGATATAGTGAAATTTAGCCTTGATAGCGCGGTGCAAAGCACATTTAAAAAGATAGACCGCAACAAAAGCGGTATAGAAGTTAGCGAGCTCATAAAAGCGATGGCTAAATTTTGCAAGGAATTTAAGGGCGAGCTTGTGCTTGAAATTTTGGTTGTGACTGGATTTAACGACAAAGAAGAGGAATTTATAGCTCTAAATACAGCGATAAATGAGATAGCTCCGCACCGAGTGGATATTGGCACGATAGATCGCCCACCAGCTTATAATGTAAAGGGTGTAGACGCCAAAAAACTAGAGGAGCTAGCCAAGCAGATAAGTGGCGTACCGGTTAATATAGCTAAAGCTCACAAAATAGAGCAAAAGTATAACTTTAGTGAGGAAGAAATTTTAGAAATGCTAAGGCGTCGTCCGCAAACTATCGCAAATGTTGAAGAAAATTTCTCAGAGCACTCAAAGCAAATTTTAAACAAGCTCTTGCAACAAGATGTGGTTTATCTAGCCGATGTTGCTGGGGTAAAATTTTACAAACTAAGAGCATAA